Sequence from the Hymenobacter gelipurpurascens genome:
TGGGCCATCTTTAGCGTGGTTCCACCTGGCTTCTTCTTTCTATGTTCTACCGCTTCGCACGGCACGGCGCCGGGCTCCTACTCAGCAGTGTGCTGGCCTGGGCTGCTACCGCTTTTCCCGGTCATGCTCAAGGCACTCCTCCCGTCGTGAAGACCCGGCAAGGCAAAGTGCAGGGCGTGCAGGAAGGGAGCTTGCGCGTATTTCGGGGCATTCCCTACGCCCAGCCTCCGGTGGGCGCGCTGCGCTTTCGTCCTCCGCAGCCCCTAAAGCGGCATTCCGGAACACCTGTAGCGGCCCAGTTTGGGGCCCGGGCACCTCAGGCCGGAGGCCCTACGGGGGTGCAGGGGGCAGAAGATTGTCTTTATCTGAACGTGTGGGCTCCGTCTGTTTCCAAAAAGCAGCGCAGGCCCGTGGTGGTGTGGGTGCACGGCGGGGCATTTACCGGCGGCTCGGGCCAGGACAACGACACCTGGACGTTTGCGGCCCAGGATACGCTGGTGGCCGTGAGCTTTAACTACCGCCTGGGCAGCCTGGGCTTTCTGCAGCTGGGCAACTGCCTGGGGCCCGGGTATGAGCAGGCCGGCAACTGTGGCCTGCTGGATGCCGTGGCCGCCCTGCGCTGGGTACACGACAACATTGCCGCGTTTGGGGGCGACCCGAAACGGGTCACCGTGATGGGCGAGTCAGCGGGCGCCAAGCTGATTGGGGGCCTACTGGTGACGCCCGCCGCCCAAGGCCTGTTTCAGCAGGTAATTCTGGAAAGCGGCGCGGTGCAGGCCGTGCGCGACACGGCCACCGCGGGGGCCATCACCTACCAGCTGCTGCAGGCGCTGCACACCACCGATGCCCGCGCCTTGCTCACGCTGCCCGCCGACTCGCTGGTACGGGCGCAAACCCGGTTTGCCAACGGGGCGGGTGGCCTACAGGTGTTTGGGCCGGTGCTCGACGGGCAGACCATCCCTAGGCCACCCCTGGAATACCTGGGCCAGTCTCGGCCCGCTATCCGGGTTCTGCTGGGAACCAACCGGGAAGAGGCCAGGCTGTTCAGCGGCCCCGGCTCCATCCTGCATGCGCCGAATGAGGCGGCGCTGCCGTTGGTTTTTGGCGCGCACAACAGCCCCTACGTGTGGCGGGCCTATCAGCAGCTGCGCCAATCCCAGCCCGCTCTTGATGCCTGGAACACCGTGCTCACCGATTATCTCTACCGGCTGGCCACGTACCGGCTCGCCAATCAGCTGGCGGCTCAGGGTACGCCCACCTGGCTCTACCGCTTCGACTACGCCGATGCCACCACCCAGCCGATGCACGCCCAAGAGCTGAATTTCGTGTGGAATGCGCCCGTCGGCAGCTCCGCTGCCCATACGGCAGCGGCGCCGCCCAATGCCCCCAGCAAAGCATCGGGGCCCGCGCTGGCCGCTGCCATGCACGCGCACTGGGCCAGCTTTATCAAGACGGGGCAGCCGGGACCTGCGTGGCCGGCCTACACCCCGGCCACCAGGCAGGTGATGCTTTTCAGGCAGGAAAGCCAACCGGAAGCGGTGCTGGCCCCCTACGAGGATGCCGCGTTTCCCACTCAGGGCTACAAGCGCTGACCGCAGCAGCACCCCCCTACCGAAAAACCCGGCCTCCCGGCGACGACTGCCGTCGCCGGGAGGCCGGGTTTTCACCGGACGACGTGGGCCCGTTTACCGCCCGATGCTGCGGTGGGTGAAGGAGGTGAAGCCCAGGAAGGTTTTATCACCGGGTACGCCGTACGGGTCCTGCCGGTCGCGCAGGGAAGCCAGCTTGCTGGTGCCGTAGTAGTTGTAGGCCGTCTCGATGCCGGGAAAGATCTGGGTGCCGCTGCAGTTGCGGGTGTAGTTACCCGCGGCGGCGTCCTCGTACCGGTTCCAGCCGTTCTT
This genomic interval carries:
- a CDS encoding carboxylesterase/lipase family protein, with the translated sequence MFYRFARHGAGLLLSSVLAWAATAFPGHAQGTPPVVKTRQGKVQGVQEGSLRVFRGIPYAQPPVGALRFRPPQPLKRHSGTPVAAQFGARAPQAGGPTGVQGAEDCLYLNVWAPSVSKKQRRPVVVWVHGGAFTGGSGQDNDTWTFAAQDTLVAVSFNYRLGSLGFLQLGNCLGPGYEQAGNCGLLDAVAALRWVHDNIAAFGGDPKRVTVMGESAGAKLIGGLLVTPAAQGLFQQVILESGAVQAVRDTATAGAITYQLLQALHTTDARALLTLPADSLVRAQTRFANGAGGLQVFGPVLDGQTIPRPPLEYLGQSRPAIRVLLGTNREEARLFSGPGSILHAPNEAALPLVFGAHNSPYVWRAYQQLRQSQPALDAWNTVLTDYLYRLATYRLANQLAAQGTPTWLYRFDYADATTQPMHAQELNFVWNAPVGSSAAHTAAAPPNAPSKASGPALAAAMHAHWASFIKTGQPGPAWPAYTPATRQVMLFRQESQPEAVLAPYEDAAFPTQGYKR